The following nucleotide sequence is from Coffea eugenioides isolate CCC68of chromosome 3, Ceug_1.0, whole genome shotgun sequence.
GTTAGaggaagaaaattcacaaagcctgccattaaaaaaaaatcacaggTTCCTATTAATATTCAATTCCAAAAAAGTCAGTTAATGACATAATGCAttgaaaataattgattaatgAAAATGAATTATATAAGAATATTATAGTATGAAGTCaataatcaaaattataaaaaaaaactttagtATCTAATGATAATACATTTTAGGATATAACATCACGTGCAAAACACGTGAAGTATTACTAGTACATACATATGGGCTAAATGAGATATGCCTAACAGTAAGGCGACCAAAATAACAACGTGCCATGGATTTAAAGAccccaaaaaaaatgtaagagAAGTGATTTTTAGAAGAGGCGACAATAGTAAGAAAATGGGATTCATTTTGTATGTGAATCAGTTGTTGAAACAAAAATTGTTCATTCGACAAATGTCATAGATCCCAACATGTATGCTCAAAGACTCATCAAAGCTAGAACATGAGACGATCGCACAAGTGAAGAGGATTTGTTCAGCATTTggcctcatttaatcacttttttttttttaaaaaaataaatcctAGCTTGTTGAGAAATAAAATCAACCTTGCAGAACTGGATATTCAGATCAATTAGATATTGTTTTCTTAGTTCAAAACTTGTATTTGATTTTAAAAGCAGTTTGCTTGAATGATTGTTCCGGGCTTCTTGTCCTCATGATCctgattcattttcttgaccTGTAGTTGGCTTGTAAATGGCAATGCCATATGGCCATATCCCAACTATACCTGACGAAAACAATTGAAGACAAGAAGAAAGATATGAATCTAAGGTAATTGCATCCTTTTTGGAATTAAtcccatctctctctctcttttttttttctgctccCTCTCTTTTTTTAATCATAAGGACTTCGTACCAAATAAAACATGACAAACTTCATCAAGTTAGCTTGTATTGGTCAAGCTTGTCGGTTTATGTTTGTCATATTTCGACCTATTTCCAGTTTATATCTTTGATGGGAAGCAATTTCCACCTAAAAAACATCAAAATGGAGGCCGGCCAGCCCACTCAATGGGGAATCTTGTATCATCCACATTGGATGCAAGACACAAGCCAAGGATTCCAAGCTTTCTAGACAACTAATCTGATGTGACCATCTGCTTGATAGTTCCTAATATTTTTAAcggaaaatcgtccaaaacgtccctcacattttgtaaaatgacttttttcgttcctcacttttaaaagtgtaattttatgtcccttacatattcacatcagtcaaatttagtccctaactaggtttccgatcattttttggccggaatccatcacgtgccttgcacgtgatcattttgaagggtaaatttgtcaaattatattttacataatttgatctatagtcctccacattttataaaacaaattttttcgtccctcacattttataaaatgattttttcatccctcacatttcacacaatgaatttctccatccctcactaattatgtatgtgagggaaaccctaaaaaaaatgtgtgtgaatacattttgtttaaacacaaatatatgtctatttgattttgcttaataatacgaatagcataaatatatgtatgtgtctatttgatttcacttaataATACGAATACCATATATTATACgtgatcatttgatttcatctGGTATTAGCTAGTAAATAATCTTGTATTCATTGTCAAGTTGGCCAATAAAGCTATTTTcggtcaaaatacaataagaatatgcaaattaaggttctattggtaaatattagtcataatcatacaaaaagagaagatagcCCACAAGTTGGACCCAATTACATACATATGtttatactattattattaagcaaaatcaaatagacatatatatatatatatatatatatgtctattaaaaaatgtattcacacacataattagtgagaaatgaaaaattcattttttgaaatgtgagggatggagaaattcattttgtgaaatgtgagggatgaaaaaaatcattttataaaatatgagggacgaaaaaatttattttataaaatgtggaggactatagatgagattatgtaaaatataatttgacaaatttacccttcaaaaatgatcatgtgccttgcacatgatggattccggccaaaaaatgatcgaaaacctagttagggactaaatttgtccaatgtgaatatgtaagggatataaaattacacttttaaaagtaagggacgaaaaaagttaatttacaaaatgtaagggacgttttggacgatttttcctatttttaaaATCAAGCTCAATTGCCAAATGGTACCATTACAAATTcaataataagaataataatCTGCAATCGTGTAGGACAATCACAAAGGGTAGGATTAAATTTTTGTGATGAGATCTAGAAGATGATTTTccaattctttttttctttaatgaTAATCCAATTCAAATAAAATATGACCTTCTTTTTTCAAGAGCTCCAAATGGTTCTGAAACAAAATGTAATTGAAATGATTGCTGGATTCTCTGCCAACATAATAGTACATCCAATGATTTGATTCTCTTCTTTCTTCACGAGGATAACATTTGCACCCcttgtcttcatcttccaaAAGTGAGAATAAGAGGTTCTTTATGACATTTGTGCTTAATCTTACGAGCAAAAATGCACTTTTGTACTTGGACCCAAAAAAAATGCACATTTGAAGTCAAGCACAAGACTGCACATCTCACGGGGGATTAAGTGAATATTTACGCAAAATTATAATTTTATCATACGTGGGTGCGTTTGAGTCGAGTGTAGTAACTTGAAGTATTTTTTGTCTATTTTCCACTTAATATTACGCGTGAATGCATTTGATTCATTAGTGCAGATTTATTAAATGGAATGAtattttttgtccaaaaaaaGAGTTCCAAAAAAGAGTGCTAATCACTGCTGAAGAATAACAATTCCTGAAAGGAGAACTATTAATATAAAGTCATGTAAAGCCAACCGCATCATGTTTCAGAGCATCAAAGAGATTGTGTATGATATTCTCATGCAGGCAATCAACTTGTGAATCTAGAAAATTGCCAGGTAAATAATCCAATCTTTAAGTTGTATATTGTCTTACAATATTTCATGTGGATCAAGAAGAATaagaagacaaaaaaagaaCTCCTATATTAGTGTTCCAAAGCTAATGCAGCATTAACAGGGACCGGCAAGGCAGCAGTTGGAATATCGTCATCTTTTACAAGCTGTGGTGAAATTTTAAGTAATTGAAACTAAGCAAGTCTGAGAACTTCCATCTGAAAAGAAGAAACAGATCACGGATATGGAGAAGCTACAAGCAAAAAAATGTCGTCGCGTGGTGCTAGTTCCTTTCCCACTCCAAGGGCACTTGAATCCAATGCTTGATCTAGCCAACATCCTTCATTCCAGGGGCTTCTCAATCACAATAGTGCATACCAAATTCAACTTTCCCAATCCTGCCGACCATCCTGACTTTCAATACGTGCCAATTTCGGATGGTATATCCAACTGGGATATCTCCGCTTCCAATCTTGTTCGTTTAGCATCCACTATCAACACAAATTGTAAAGATTCATTCAGGAAATGCTTAACTCAAATgatgcagcagcagcagcaggaCGAGAAACAAAATGATCAGGTTGCGTGCATCATCTATGATTTTCTCATGCATTTTGCAGAAACTGTGGCGAATCAGATGAGTCTTCCCAGTATCATTCAGAGAACAAGCAATGCTGCCGCATTGCTAGCCTTCTGCAAACTTCCCAGGCTTAGAGCAGAGGGCTATGACTGCTTGCAAGGTATGCAATACCAAATAAATTACTCAATTTAAGGATGAATGCAACATTTATTGATGTTTCCAATGTAGTACTAACAGTAAACAAATTATGCTAGATAATTCTGAACAGAGATAGCAATGTCATATTACTAGTCTCTATCATATCATATTTGACATGATCTCTTTGTCACAGATTCTACATCAGACGAGTTGGTTCCAGGACTTCATCCATTAAGGTTCAAGGATCTACCAACTGCCAGCATGGGCAGCTTAGATAACTTTTTACAATTGATTGCAGTTGTATGCAACACAAGAACTTCTAGTGCCATCATTTGGAACACCACGGACTGCCTTGAGCATTCCTCATTGACACAGCTTCAGGAGCATTACAATGTTCCATTTTTCACGTTAGGCCCTATGCACAAGATGGCTCTTGCAAAATCAAGCAATTTAGTCATCAAGGATGACAACAACTGCATTGAATGGCTTGAAAAGCAAGCTCCACATTCAGTGATTTATGTAAGCTTGGGAAGTATCGCAACATTGGATCAGAAAGAACTAACAGAGATGGCATGTGGTCTAGCTAACAGTGATCAACCGTTCCTCTGGGTTATCCGGCCTGGCTTAGGCAGTGGCTCAGATGCACATTTGCCCGAGGCGTTTCAAGAGCTTACTGGTGACAGAGGCTGCATAGTGAAATGGGCACCCCAAAAGGATGTCTTAGCACACCCTGCTGTAGGGGGATTTTTGAGCCACTGTGGTTGGAATTCAACTTTGGAAAGTATAAGCGAAGGAGTACCAATGATTTGCAAGCCATATTTTGTCGACCAAAAGATGAATGCAAGATACCTGAGCCATGAATGGGGCATAGGCATAGAACTGGATGAAGTGATGCAGAGAACAGATATTGCAAAAGCTATAAGAAGAATCCTAGTTGAAGAAGAAGGCTCAAGAATGAGGCAGAGAGTGATTGCTCTCAAGGAACAGATCAAACATTGCATCAAGGAAGGTGGTTCTTCTTACAATTCTTTGAATAAGTTAGTGCAGTTCATATCATCCCTCTGATTTTCATACCAGGGCAGTGGTAGCTAATAAAGATTTAAGCCTACTTTGCATTTCTTGATGGGAAGGGGATTTTCATTGGTGTGGCTGGGAGCCAACATTTTACAGATTTGTCGAGTTTTGGATTAGCAGCATATTGGATTCTCTATTGCACATGTATTGGCATCAGATGCCAAAATTAATTACTGGTTAGAACCTCTGTCGAAATCCCTTCTTCAGTTTATTAAGCAATTTGTACTGGACTATCTCAAGCAATTTCAATAAATTTCTGTCCcgttatcaaaatataaatttaaactGATAAATTTAAAACTAAATATTAAATAGCAATATAATTGTTACATCATTAGTATGTCAACCGTTGCTTAACCTATAATAGtacaacggatcttctgtcctaAACCCTGTCTCACATCCTATCCCACTTCTTCTAATTTTACCGAACCCTATCCCACCTCTTCTAATCTTGCCAAGTGTCCCTTGATAAACCAAACTCTCAAACAACCCAACCCGAACCATGTTAAACTGATTAATCGATTAACCGGGCAAAAAACCTTTAATCTCTGCAGACCAAAACCGATTAAAATAACAACTGCCCCACAAAATCACAATTATCAATTAAAAAAAGCCCTACAACTCAGTGCACAACGGAAGTCctctcttcatcatcttcaccattgAAACATACCCAATTGACCGGAAGGTTGTGCAATAGTGTGGCAGTTTTGAATTGAATGAGCACGAGAGGAAAGGCGGCCTTTGACAAAACACCTGCACCTCACTTCCGTGTTGCGTCTGCAAGAGTGTAGGAATCCAAAGGTGAACCTGCAGCTTCAGCACTTCCGTTGCAAACCCACCAAGAAGACTTTTCCCGCACAAACACGGAAGCACAAACACTCCGcttctggaaattttgagtCCTGGGTAATGGGTACTTCCTCTCGAGAGATGAAGGTGAAGGTGAAAAAGATGGGTTATACCGCTCCAGAGGTGTGTTATACTGCTTGGTCGAGAAAGATGAAGGTGAAACTATGGGTTGTTTGAGTCAAAAGTCATCAGAGTATGTGCTCTCAATGGGCAATTGGACGAAACTCACCACCTGTTCGATCAAATGCCTAAGCGTCATGAATCAACTTTTCCGTGGAATTCACTGATAGCCCCCTTATGAAATCTTGTCTATTACTCATCTTCTGATTTGTCAGCTGACTGGTGAGAGTCCAGGTGTTTATCCATTGATGTTCAAAGTTTTTTGAGTTCTGGAGTTCTTGTCATCAT
It contains:
- the LOC113766095 gene encoding UDP-glucose iridoid glucosyltransferase-like, producing the protein MEKLQAKKCRRVVLVPFPLQGHLNPMLDLANILHSRGFSITIVHTKFNFPNPADHPDFQYVPISDGISNWDISASNLVRLASTINTNCKDSFRKCLTQMMQQQQQDEKQNDQVACIIYDFLMHFAETVANQMSLPSIIQRTSNAAALLAFCKLPRLRAEGYDCLQDSTSDELVPGLHPLRFKDLPTASMGSLDNFLQLIAVVCNTRTSSAIIWNTTDCLEHSSLTQLQEHYNVPFFTLGPMHKMALAKSSNLVIKDDNNCIEWLEKQAPHSVIYVSLGSIATLDQKELTEMACGLANSDQPFLWVIRPGLGSGSDAHLPEAFQELTGDRGCIVKWAPQKDVLAHPAVGGFLSHCGWNSTLESISEGVPMICKPYFVDQKMNARYLSHEWGIGIELDEVMQRTDIAKAIRRILVEEEGSRMRQRVIALKEQIKHCIKEGGSSYNSLNKLVQFISSL